The proteins below come from a single Sphingomicrobium sediminis genomic window:
- the rimO gene encoding 30S ribosomal protein S12 methylthiotransferase RimO — MATQIPSPPKVGMVSLGCPKALVDSERILTKLRADGYQMSPDYEGADVVLVNTCGFLDSAKEESLEAIGEAMNENGRVVVTGCLGNEAELIRAKYPNVLAITGPQQYEQVVEAVHDAVPPSVSPYVDLVPQPETKLTPRHYSYVKISEGCNHRCAFCIIPSIRGDLASRRPDAVLREAEKLVAAGTKELLIISQDTSAYGLDLKHQAWPWKDGEVRAHMTALAERLGELRTPEGEQPWVRLHYVYPYPHVDRVIPLMAEGKLTPYLDIPFQHAAPSVLKAMKRPANEAKVLERLKAWRDICPDIAVRSSFVVGFPGETEADFEYLLEWLTEAQLDRVGAFRFEPVEGAEANAFPGAVPEEVKEERYARIMEHCAKISAAKLQAKIGKDIDIIVDAVDAETGGATGRSKADAPEIDGEVHLRDAGHLNVGDFARVHVEDADEHDLFGVPLDA, encoded by the coding sequence CTATCAGATGAGCCCCGATTATGAGGGCGCCGACGTCGTGCTTGTGAACACTTGCGGCTTTCTCGATAGTGCCAAGGAAGAGAGCCTCGAGGCGATCGGCGAAGCGATGAATGAAAATGGCCGCGTCGTCGTCACCGGCTGCCTCGGCAACGAAGCCGAGCTCATCCGCGCCAAATATCCAAACGTCCTCGCGATCACCGGCCCGCAGCAATATGAGCAGGTGGTCGAGGCCGTGCACGACGCCGTGCCGCCGAGCGTGTCGCCCTATGTCGATCTCGTGCCGCAGCCTGAGACCAAGCTCACGCCGCGCCACTACAGCTATGTGAAGATTTCAGAGGGCTGCAACCATCGCTGCGCCTTCTGCATCATCCCCTCGATCCGCGGCGACCTTGCCAGCCGCCGCCCCGATGCAGTGCTGCGCGAAGCCGAAAAGCTGGTCGCTGCGGGCACCAAGGAATTGCTGATCATCAGCCAGGATACGAGCGCTTACGGCCTCGACCTCAAGCACCAGGCCTGGCCGTGGAAGGATGGCGAGGTCCGCGCGCACATGACCGCCCTTGCCGAGCGGCTTGGCGAGCTGCGCACGCCCGAGGGCGAACAGCCCTGGGTGCGGCTCCACTATGTCTACCCCTACCCCCATGTCGACCGGGTCATCCCGCTCATGGCCGAGGGCAAATTGACCCCCTATCTCGACATCCCCTTCCAGCATGCCGCCCCGTCGGTGCTGAAGGCAATGAAGCGCCCGGCCAATGAGGCCAAGGTGCTCGAGCGACTCAAGGCATGGCGCGACATCTGTCCCGACATTGCGGTACGTTCCAGCTTCGTCGTGGGCTTCCCCGGCGAGACAGAAGCGGACTTCGAATATCTCCTCGAATGGCTCACCGAAGCGCAACTCGACCGCGTCGGCGCTTTCCGTTTCGAACCCGTCGAGGGCGCCGAAGCCAACGCCTTCCCGGGCGCCGTGCCCGAAGAGGTGAAGGAAGAACGCTACGCCCGCATCATGGAGCATTGCGCCAAGATCAGCGCGGCCAAGCTGCAGGCCAAGATCGGCAAAGATATCGACATCATCGTCGATGCGGTGGACGCGGAAACCGGCGGCGCCACCGGCCGCAGCAAGGCCGACGCCCCCGAAATCGACGGCGAAGTCCACCTGCGCGATGCGGGTCACTTGAACGTCGGCGACTTCGCCCGCGTCCATGTCGAGGATGCCGACGAGCATGACCTGTTCGGGGTGCCGCTAGACGCTTAG
- a CDS encoding serine hydrolase domain-containing protein — protein MRRPITIALAALLATTSPACAASGSETEASQEARDIAASLAVAMQALEAEGFSGFVAIAMHDREPMIVSAGSARPGEEIPYTLDTQFDIGSITKPLTGLAASKLMAEGRLDPDATLSAFFENVPADKASITVHQLLTHMAGFGPGHGADRQPQSREQMLSAVFAEPLNSAPGSRYYYSNTGFSLVAAIIEDITGKSYEAYLVEDVLKPLGIESTGYRMAFDPSRADASDRYGTMDEASWGELDPISWALVGNGGLVSSARDLLNLGQGIAAGGLDPQVANIWLQPRVEEPGGGSDYGFGIVNQELGALGPALWHNGGNPAFQTEWWTFLDSGMTIVVHRNGGPVSIDDAFGPLLGAATGSELGFASPEADTEMAETSELPATPAGALAADFLGVVNENEEAWRGFVETRMFSKLLDLMPVDEHVAQYPMLRDDIGGRSIAAVAEDEEAIRLRLVADGQPPLMLVLFHAEEDGMLKLRGIAVE, from the coding sequence ATGCGTCGTCCAATCACCATCGCCCTTGCCGCCTTGCTGGCAACCACATCGCCGGCTTGCGCTGCATCGGGCAGCGAGACCGAAGCGTCGCAGGAGGCGCGCGACATTGCCGCGTCACTGGCTGTGGCAATGCAGGCATTGGAGGCTGAGGGCTTTTCGGGTTTCGTAGCGATTGCGATGCATGATCGCGAACCGATGATCGTGAGTGCCGGATCGGCAAGGCCGGGCGAAGAGATACCGTATACGCTCGATACCCAATTCGATATCGGTTCGATCACGAAACCGCTGACAGGACTGGCCGCATCGAAGCTGATGGCCGAAGGCAGGCTCGACCCCGATGCAACGCTTTCCGCCTTTTTCGAGAATGTGCCCGCGGACAAAGCGAGCATCACGGTGCACCAGCTCCTGACACATATGGCCGGCTTCGGCCCGGGACATGGTGCCGACCGCCAGCCCCAGTCCCGGGAGCAGATGCTTTCGGCCGTGTTCGCCGAACCACTCAATTCCGCTCCCGGCAGCCGCTACTATTATTCGAACACCGGCTTCTCGCTCGTGGCGGCGATAATCGAGGATATTACTGGCAAGTCCTACGAGGCCTATCTGGTCGAGGATGTGCTCAAGCCGCTCGGGATCGAGTCGACCGGTTATCGGATGGCCTTCGATCCCTCGCGCGCGGATGCCAGCGACCGATATGGCACCATGGATGAAGCCTCGTGGGGCGAATTGGACCCGATCAGCTGGGCGCTGGTCGGCAATGGCGGCCTGGTTTCCTCGGCCCGCGATTTGCTCAACCTCGGTCAGGGCATTGCTGCGGGCGGGCTCGATCCGCAAGTTGCCAATATCTGGCTGCAGCCGCGTGTCGAAGAACCGGGTGGTGGCTCGGACTACGGCTTTGGGATCGTCAATCAGGAGCTTGGCGCGCTTGGGCCGGCGCTATGGCACAATGGCGGCAATCCGGCCTTCCAGACCGAATGGTGGACCTTCCTTGACAGCGGCATGACGATCGTCGTGCATCGCAATGGTGGTCCCGTCTCCATCGATGATGCATTCGGTCCATTGTTGGGCGCGGCAACGGGTTCGGAGCTCGGGTTCGCATCGCCCGAAGCGGACACCGAAATGGCCGAGACGAGTGAGTTGCCAGCTACGCCAGCCGGTGCGCTGGCTGCCGACTTTCTCGGCGTCGTGAACGAAAACGAGGAAGCATGGCGCGGCTTTGTGGAGACGCGCATGTTCTCCAAGCTGCTCGACCTGATGCCGGTCGACGAGCATGTCGCTCAATATCCCATGCTGCGCGACGATATCGGGGGCAGGTCGATCGCCGCCGTCGCCGAGGATGAGGAGGCGATCCGCCTGCGCCTGGTCGCCGATGGCCAGCCGCCGCTCATGCTCGTTCTCTTCCACGCCGAAGAGGATGGCATGCTCAAACTGCGCGGGATTGCAGTCGAGTAG